One genomic window of Halorubrum hochsteinianum includes the following:
- a CDS encoding PLDc N-terminal domain-containing protein — translation MSPLLLQGAAAAGIAFLIGLLFFVVHLAMIVWTYSDAQSRSDHPPILWALIVFFAPILGILLYFIIGRNSY, via the coding sequence ATGTCCCCGTTACTCCTCCAAGGCGCGGCGGCCGCCGGTATCGCCTTCCTGATCGGACTCCTCTTTTTCGTCGTCCACCTCGCGATGATCGTGTGGACGTACTCGGACGCGCAGTCGCGTAGCGACCACCCGCCGATCCTCTGGGCGCTCATCGTGTTCTTCGCGCCGATCCTCGGTATCCTGCTGTACTTCATCATCGGCCGGAACTCCTACTGA
- a CDS encoding SRPBCC family protein, whose product MPTYRRTTRVPAPIEDVWEFHSTVDGLRELTPDWMRLRIGGVEGPDGESDPEVLVAGSTIEMSIRPFGVGPRQRWTSRITEREPEGTTAPERSARFVDEMEGGPFRRWEHTHAFYADGDETLLVDTVAYRLPLGPLGDVAGPPAKIGFEGMFRDRHRRTVDRFSEN is encoded by the coding sequence ATGCCGACGTACAGGCGGACGACTCGGGTGCCGGCCCCGATCGAAGACGTGTGGGAGTTTCACTCCACGGTCGACGGACTGCGAGAACTCACCCCCGACTGGATGCGCCTCCGGATCGGCGGCGTCGAGGGGCCGGACGGGGAGTCAGACCCCGAGGTCCTCGTCGCCGGGTCGACGATCGAGATGTCGATCAGGCCGTTCGGGGTCGGGCCGCGACAGCGGTGGACCTCGCGGATCACCGAGCGCGAGCCCGAGGGAACGACCGCTCCCGAGCGCTCCGCCCGGTTCGTCGACGAGATGGAGGGCGGCCCGTTCCGACGCTGGGAACACACGCACGCCTTCTACGCCGACGGCGACGAGACCCTCCTCGTCGACACGGTCGCCTACCGGCTACCGCTCGGACCGCTCGGTGACGTCGCCGGCCCGCCGGCGAAGATCGGGTTCGAGGGAATGTTTCGCGACCGGCACCG
- a CDS encoding mechanosensitive ion channel family protein produces the protein MRRPLGLASLAVGLLAGIAGTVAGTTGALADWPPIGGYPAAVVAGRSLLVVAVAGVVYGSYLLAVRVLTRSASKRRAHNVRNLFRLAFGIVGTVATLAVATENWLGLLFSLGVIGFAITFALQQPLLSLIAWVYIAVKQPFGVGDRVRIDDAKGDVIGVDFLVTTLWEINGELVTTNQPSGRVVTVPNSVVLSSNVVNFGGGGSPYVWNEVPIQVAYETDLEFAREVMIEETTDLLGRDMADGIAAYREALAETPVELEVHDGPTVNVRQEESWVELRVRYLTHPRRGQRVKNRLYERILERFNDNPDRVAFPVSRSR, from the coding sequence GTGAGACGACCTCTCGGACTCGCGTCGCTCGCGGTCGGGCTGCTGGCGGGGATCGCCGGGACCGTCGCCGGCACGACCGGCGCGCTCGCCGACTGGCCGCCGATCGGCGGGTATCCCGCGGCGGTCGTCGCGGGCCGGTCGCTGCTCGTCGTCGCCGTCGCGGGCGTGGTGTACGGGAGCTACCTGCTCGCGGTCCGGGTGCTGACGCGGTCGGCGAGCAAGCGCCGGGCGCACAACGTCCGGAATCTGTTCCGATTGGCGTTCGGGATCGTCGGGACGGTGGCGACGCTCGCGGTGGCGACGGAGAACTGGCTCGGACTCCTCTTCTCGCTCGGCGTGATCGGCTTCGCGATCACCTTCGCGCTCCAGCAGCCGCTCCTGTCGCTGATAGCGTGGGTGTACATCGCGGTCAAACAGCCGTTCGGCGTCGGCGACCGCGTCCGGATCGACGACGCGAAGGGCGACGTGATCGGCGTCGACTTCCTCGTGACGACGCTGTGGGAGATAAACGGGGAGCTGGTGACGACGAACCAGCCCTCCGGGCGGGTGGTGACCGTGCCGAACAGCGTCGTCCTCTCGTCGAACGTCGTCAACTTCGGCGGCGGCGGGTCGCCGTACGTCTGGAACGAGGTGCCGATCCAGGTCGCCTACGAGACGGACCTGGAGTTCGCGCGCGAGGTGATGATCGAGGAGACGACGGACCTGCTCGGCCGGGACATGGCCGACGGGATCGCCGCGTACCGCGAGGCGCTCGCGGAGACGCCGGTCGAACTGGAGGTCCACGACGGGCCGACGGTCAACGTCCGTCAGGAGGAGTCGTGGGTCGAGCTCCGGGTCCGGTACCTGACCCATCCGCGGCGCGGTCAGCGCGTGAAAAATCGGTTGTACGAGCGGATCCTAGAGCGGTTCAACGACAACCCCGACCGCGTCGCGTTCCCGGTGAGCCGGAGCCGGTGA
- a CDS encoding transcription initiation factor IIB, with product MTETDTYSGGGTERERPTDPSDGTEGGERTRVRSMESTAEGSESAAETTSERESERTTTCPECGGRLASDTEHGETVCSDCGLVVEEDSVDRGPEWRAFNSGERDSKSRVGAPTTNMMHDKGLSTNIGWQDKDAYGKSLSGRQRRRMQRLRTWNERFRTRDSKERNLKQALGEIDRMASALGLPDNVRETASVIYRRALSENLLPGRSIEGVATAALYAAARQVGNPRSLDEFTAVSRVEKMELTRTYRYVVRELGLRVQPADPTSYVPRFVSRLDLSDETERRARELLADAASAGITSGKSPVGLAAAAVYAAALLSNEKVTQSQVSDVADVSEVTIRNRYKELLEASGDVAA from the coding sequence ATGACAGAGACAGATACCTACAGCGGCGGCGGTACGGAGCGGGAACGACCGACGGACCCGAGCGACGGGACCGAGGGCGGGGAACGCACGCGCGTCCGATCGATGGAGTCGACGGCCGAGGGGTCCGAGAGCGCCGCGGAGACGACGAGCGAACGGGAGAGCGAGCGGACGACGACCTGCCCCGAGTGCGGCGGACGGCTCGCGAGCGACACGGAACACGGCGAGACCGTCTGTAGCGACTGCGGGCTCGTCGTCGAGGAGGACTCGGTCGACCGCGGGCCGGAGTGGCGCGCGTTCAACTCCGGCGAGCGGGACAGCAAGTCGCGCGTCGGGGCCCCGACGACGAACATGATGCACGACAAGGGGCTCTCGACGAACATCGGCTGGCAGGACAAAGACGCCTACGGCAAGTCGCTGTCCGGGCGACAGCGACGGCGGATGCAGCGGCTGCGGACGTGGAACGAGCGGTTCCGCACCCGCGACTCCAAGGAGCGCAACCTCAAGCAAGCGCTCGGCGAGATCGACCGCATGGCCAGCGCCCTCGGCCTCCCCGACAACGTCCGCGAGACCGCGAGCGTCATCTACCGCCGCGCGCTGAGCGAGAACCTCCTGCCCGGCCGCTCCATCGAGGGGGTCGCGACCGCGGCGCTGTACGCCGCCGCGAGGCAGGTGGGGAACCCGCGAAGCCTCGACGAGTTCACCGCCGTCTCTCGGGTGGAGAAGATGGAACTCACGCGGACGTACCGCTACGTCGTCCGCGAACTGGGGCTCCGCGTCCAGCCCGCGGACCCGACGAGCTACGTCCCGCGATTCGTCTCGCGGCTCGACCTCTCGGACGAGACCGAGCGGCGGGCCCGCGAACTGCTCGCCGACGCCGCGAGCGCGGGGATCACGAGCGGCAAGTCGCCGGTCGGTCTCGCCGCCGCCGCGGTGTACGCCGCCGCGCTGCTCTCGAACGAGAAGGTGACCCAGAGCCAGGTCTCCGACGTGGCGGACGTCAGCGAGGTCACCATCCGGAACCGGTACAAGGAACTGCTCGAGGCGAGCGGCGACGTGGCAGCCTGA
- a CDS encoding Zn-dependent hydrolase: MDLPVDADRLRADIEANAAFGRVETEDPEAHARTNRTGTESNRAARGRLVERLRDADLDVTVDAVGNVLGTWTPESADPDAAPVVSGSHLDSVPEGGIFDGPLGVYAALEAVRAMRDAGVEPERPVGVVSFTEEEGGTFGNGLLGSSVATGETPLDEALALRNDDGESLAEALDRIGYRGGDAVDAATPTDADGAATTLDPASWDAFYELHVEQDTTLEEAGAAVGVVTTITGITHCEATIEGEANHAGATAMGERTDALAAASEFVLDVEAAAKEVVETASPSAVGTVGSLSVEPNATNVVPGRVAAGVDVRDVETESMETVVDAARGSLARLERERGVETEFERPFDVAPTPMSDRLREAAHGAAVAADREAIDLHSGAAHDAMRVARVTDASLLFAPSRDGISHNPREWTDWDDCAAATEVLAGAMGRAAVGER, from the coding sequence ATGGATCTCCCAGTCGACGCGGACCGGCTCCGCGCGGACATCGAGGCGAACGCGGCGTTCGGTCGGGTCGAGACGGAGGACCCGGAGGCGCACGCGCGGACGAATCGGACGGGAACGGAGTCGAACCGGGCGGCCAGAGGCCGGCTGGTCGAGCGCCTCCGCGACGCCGACCTCGACGTGACGGTCGACGCGGTCGGGAACGTCCTCGGGACGTGGACGCCCGAGAGCGCCGACCCGGACGCGGCCCCGGTCGTCTCGGGGAGTCACCTCGACAGCGTCCCCGAGGGCGGGATATTCGACGGGCCGCTCGGCGTGTACGCCGCGCTGGAGGCGGTGCGCGCGATGCGCGACGCCGGGGTCGAGCCGGAGCGACCGGTCGGCGTCGTCAGCTTCACCGAGGAGGAGGGCGGCACCTTCGGGAACGGCCTGCTCGGCTCGTCGGTCGCGACGGGCGAGACGCCCCTCGACGAGGCGCTCGCGCTGAGGAACGACGACGGAGAGTCGCTCGCCGAGGCGCTCGATCGGATCGGCTACCGCGGGGGAGACGCGGTCGACGCCGCCACCCCGACCGACGCGGACGGCGCGGCGACGACGCTCGACCCCGCGTCGTGGGACGCCTTCTACGAGCTCCACGTCGAGCAGGACACGACGCTGGAGGAGGCGGGCGCGGCCGTCGGCGTCGTGACGACGATCACCGGGATCACGCACTGCGAGGCGACGATCGAGGGGGAGGCGAACCACGCGGGCGCGACCGCGATGGGCGAGCGCACCGACGCGCTCGCGGCCGCGAGCGAGTTCGTCTTGGACGTGGAGGCGGCCGCCAAGGAGGTCGTCGAGACCGCGTCGCCGTCGGCGGTCGGGACCGTCGGGTCGCTATCGGTCGAGCCGAACGCGACGAACGTCGTCCCCGGGCGCGTCGCGGCCGGCGTGGACGTCCGCGACGTGGAGACCGAGTCGATGGAGACCGTCGTCGACGCCGCGCGCGGCTCCCTCGCTCGGCTGGAACGCGAGCGGGGGGTCGAGACGGAGTTCGAGCGCCCCTTCGACGTGGCACCGACGCCGATGAGCGACCGGCTGCGCGAGGCGGCCCACGGGGCGGCCGTCGCCGCCGACCGCGAGGCGATCGACCTCCACTCAGGGGCGGCCCACGACGCGATGCGGGTCGCGCGCGTCACCGACGCGTCGTTGCTTTTCGCCCCCTCGCGCGACGGGATCTCGCACAACCCCCGCGAGTGGACCGACTGGGACGACTGCGCCGCCGCGACCGAGGTGCTCGCGGGGGCGATGGGGCGCGCCGCGGTCGGCGAGCGGTGA
- a CDS encoding DUF555 domain-containing protein: protein MDCRVVVEAAVPVYDVETVDEAVRIAISKTGEMLNPDLNYVEIDAGTRTSPGGEQLDPAFVAADEALVALELQMDVFNVDRDEHASRVARKEIGKRLQNIPLKVLSVTEIDPEESDRAEETPVTDDEGSAGD from the coding sequence ATGGACTGTCGAGTCGTCGTCGAGGCCGCGGTCCCGGTGTACGACGTGGAGACCGTCGACGAGGCGGTCCGGATCGCCATCTCGAAGACCGGCGAGATGCTCAACCCGGACCTCAACTACGTCGAGATCGACGCCGGGACGCGGACGTCGCCCGGCGGCGAACAGCTCGATCCGGCGTTCGTCGCGGCGGACGAGGCGCTCGTCGCTCTGGAACTTCAGATGGACGTGTTCAACGTCGACCGCGACGAACACGCTAGCCGCGTGGCGCGCAAGGAGATCGGAAAGCGTCTCCAGAACATCCCGCTGAAGGTGCTGTCGGTCACCGAAATCGACCCCGAGGAGAGCGACCGCGCCGAGGAGACGCCGGTGACCGACGACGAGGGAAGCGCCGGCGACTGA
- a CDS encoding DNA-3-methyladenine glycosylase family protein, translating to MERGAIDVDDLAGPFDLQATLESGQSYLWNRADGDTYDELHAHGGDAWYETVVDPIPGVTDERVAVRVRQEGGVHDGTLRWEASTDAEPLLTHLLRLDDDLDAIVDATPDLPLLERAYDAYEGLRLTRDPVFPCLISFICSAQMRVARIHGMQRRLRETYGDAVALGDETYRAFPTPEQLAARTEGELRDLSLGYRAPYVQRTAEMVASGEADPREAADLPYEDARESLTRFVGVGEKVADCVLLFSLGFLEAVPLDTWIRTTIEEYYPDCDRGSYAATSRAIRERFGGEFAGYAQTYVFYYLRAGGE from the coding sequence ATGGAACGCGGGGCGATCGACGTCGACGACCTGGCCGGACCGTTCGACCTTCAGGCGACGCTCGAAAGCGGACAGAGCTACCTCTGGAACCGCGCGGACGGCGACACCTACGACGAACTCCACGCGCACGGCGGCGACGCGTGGTACGAGACCGTCGTCGACCCGATCCCCGGCGTGACCGACGAGCGCGTCGCGGTCCGGGTCCGACAGGAGGGGGGCGTCCACGACGGGACGCTCCGCTGGGAGGCGTCGACCGACGCCGAGCCGCTGTTGACCCACCTGCTCCGGCTCGACGACGACCTCGACGCGATCGTGGACGCCACGCCGGACCTCCCGCTCTTGGAGCGCGCGTACGACGCCTACGAGGGACTGCGGTTGACCCGCGACCCGGTGTTCCCCTGCCTGATATCGTTCATCTGCTCGGCGCAGATGCGCGTCGCCCGCATCCACGGGATGCAGCGTCGACTCCGGGAGACGTACGGCGACGCGGTCGCGCTCGGCGACGAGACGTACCGCGCCTTCCCGACGCCGGAGCAGTTGGCCGCGCGCACGGAGGGCGAACTCCGCGACCTCTCTCTGGGCTATCGCGCGCCGTACGTTCAGCGCACGGCCGAGATGGTCGCGAGCGGCGAGGCGGACCCCCGCGAGGCGGCCGACCTGCCGTACGAGGACGCCCGCGAGTCGCTCACGCGGTTCGTCGGCGTCGGGGAGAAGGTCGCCGACTGCGTGCTGCTGTTCTCGCTCGGCTTCCTCGAGGCGGTGCCGCTCGACACCTGGATCCGCACCACCATCGAGGAGTACTACCCCGACTGCGACCGCGGGAGCTACGCGGCGACGTCGCGGGCGATCCGCGAGCGGTTCGGCGGGGAGTTCGCCGGATACGCGCAGACGTACGTGTTCTACTACCTCCGCGCCGGCGGCGAGTGA
- a CDS encoding UPF0058 family protein, with protein MKKQELIHLHGLLAEVRKQCEFWDDDVDLEAYEELGVKPTSIHKSKTDHKAAVFKLTEGITEPMESSESEPLAPTAD; from the coding sequence ATGAAGAAGCAGGAACTCATCCATCTTCACGGTCTCCTCGCGGAGGTACGAAAACAGTGCGAGTTCTGGGACGACGACGTCGACCTCGAAGCGTACGAGGAACTGGGCGTCAAGCCGACATCGATTCACAAGTCGAAGACCGACCACAAAGCGGCCGTTTTCAAGCTGACCGAAGGAATCACCGAGCCGATGGAGTCGTCCGAGTCGGAGCCCCTGGCCCCGACGGCCGACTGA